From Miscanthus floridulus cultivar M001 chromosome 15, ASM1932011v1, whole genome shotgun sequence, the proteins below share one genomic window:
- the LOC136507652 gene encoding uncharacterized protein: protein MTKKGWDEVLTRFRAATNLVHDKEQLGSRYRQLKSLYGFIKKLKTQSGLGRREDGSVIATEDWWENNTKDHPEWKKLKNGWPDYLEDLEHMFHGVAVDGSTAYVPRQGEVLEVDDEEDDGNDDSVTPATPVTPSSNGSLKRASSICTTAKSPKKTKLKSPALRTMNRFMANNERIQEERNKYLAAAVEAKISAKQSKEDVIFEKIKQVQHLAKEFGVQESDPVQWLAVLRICQDPIVRDFFIATDTNEGRRAARISVRPQVICDDQDEDSSDDEILSLIAEDVNSEFLSGKYYLVDFGYPNRPGYLAPYKGTMYHLSEYRHAQEPQELGFHLENISQKVFNPFRI from the exons ATGACCAAAAAAGGGTGGGATGAGGTTCTAACTCGGTTTAGAGCAGCCACCAATTTGGTTCATGATAAGGAACAGCTTGGTAGTAGGTACAGGCAACTGAAATCCTTGTATGGGTTCATTAAGAAATTAAAGACTCAATCAGGCCTTGGCCGTAGAGAGGATGGGAGTGTCATAGCAACTGAAGATTGGTGGGAAAATAATACAAAG GACCACCCAGAATGGAAAAAGTTGAAGAATGGGTGGCCAGATTACTTGGAAGACCTAGAGCATATGTTTCATGGAGTAGCTGTTGATGGATCCACTGCATATGTCCCTAGACAAGGAGAAGTTCTGGAAgtggatgatgaagaagatgatggcaATGATGATTCAGTTACCCCAGCAACACCAGTCACTCCTAGCAGCAATGGTAGCCTCAAGAGAGCTAGCAGCATATGCACAACTGCCAAAAGTCCTAAGAAGACCAAGTTAAAGAGTCCAGCCTTGAGGACCATGAATAGATTCATGGCAAACAATGAAAGGATACAAGAGGAAAGGAACAAATACCTTGCTGCGGCTGTGGAAGCAAAGATAAGTGCCAAACAATCCAAGgaagatgtcatatttgagaagATTAAGCAAGTTCAGCATCTAGCTAAGGAATTTGGGGTCCAGGAGTCAGATCCTGTTCAATGGTTGGCTGTGCTTCGTATCTGCCAGGATCCAATAGTCCGTGACTTCTTCATTGCAACTGATACTAATGAGGGGAGACGTGCG GCTAGAATTTCAGTGAGGCCACAGGTCATTTGTGATGATCAAGATGAGGATTCCAGTGATGATGAGATATTGTCACTTATTGCTGAGGATGTCAATTCAGAATTTCTATCTG GTAAATACTACCTGGTCGATTTCGGCTATCCAAACCGGCCAGGATACCTTGCACCTTACAAGGGAACCATGTATCATCTGTCGGAGTATCGTCATGCCCAGGAACCTCAAG